In the genome of Gloeotrichia echinulata CP02, one region contains:
- the infB gene encoding translation initiation factor IF-2, with the protein MNNGKVRIYELSKELNLDNKELLAICDQLNIAVKSHSSTISDSEAEHIRSAAEKLAATNGSPKKDIGPTSHKPNSPQTGSRNRPAPPPHKQQILEIRKPKILRNPTSNAPEASVATNSQVASSEVNSASPPKPFATPVSPMQPTAPTRPVPRNLSETPQQPAVSVSDAKPAPNTQPPEKIAAQKPEKTGTPRPKPEKPVKPQLVAPPSRPVAEEPQAVESPSTGIKPILKREKLQREEERSDQGKPETGKPRIAKPTTDQAPPTLPQKQSRPTSAPVKPEHRGNRPSGPAPSFTEPQRPSRPVRPSEPVAAMPIATPPRPMPGGGAKTAPGDDAVIPGDIIDLKRPTPPRLAKGGKKWQEEEIIDEIKEKAGKGVVKGKRVKPILDDDFEEDDFEEEGLEIPATVQVSLSIARPPKPKSSRPAQQPALAVAAPTAKGSKKSSSRDRDRERDQNRRQETETKVERPAKVVITGPLTVQELAEVLTVADTEIVKILFMKGMAVSITQNLDIATITLVAKELEVEVETAEPEAEARKITEMIDVADLENLHRRPPVVTIMGHVDHGKTTLLDSIRKTKVAAGEAGGITQHIGAYHVDIEHEGKPHQIVFLDTPGHEAFTAMRARGARVTDIAVLVVAADDGVRPQTIEAISHAQAAEVPIVVAINKIDKEGAQPERVKQELTQYGLTAEDWGGETIMVPVSAIRGENLDTLLEMILLVAEVGELSANPDRSAKGTVIEAHLDKAKGAVATLLIQNGTLHVGDMLVAGSAFGKVRAMVDDRGKRVDVASPSFAVEVLGLSDVPAAGDDFEVFANEKEARSLAAERADKQRQSRLLQGRVTLTTLSAQAQEGELKELNLILKGDVQGSVEAIVGSLKQIPQNEVQIRMLLATAGEITETDIDLAAASNAVIIGFNTTFASGARQAADEAGVDVREYNIIYKLLEDIQDALEGLLEPELVEESLGQTEVRAVFPVGRGAVAGCYVQSGKLVRNCKLRVRRSGKVVYEGVLDSLKRIKEDAREVNAGYECGIGVDKFHDWAEGDIIEAYQMVTKRRTLTLTK; encoded by the coding sequence ATGAACAACGGCAAAGTTAGAATCTACGAATTATCAAAGGAATTGAATTTGGATAACAAAGAGCTATTAGCAATATGCGACCAGCTCAACATTGCAGTCAAAAGCCATAGCAGCACGATTTCAGATTCAGAGGCAGAACACATCCGTTCGGCGGCGGAAAAACTCGCCGCTACGAATGGGTCCCCCAAAAAAGATATTGGTCCTACTAGTCATAAACCAAATTCACCTCAAACTGGCTCTCGAAACCGACCTGCTCCACCACCTCACAAACAACAAATTTTGGAAATCCGTAAACCCAAAATATTGAGAAATCCTACCTCCAACGCCCCAGAGGCGTCAGTTGCTACTAATAGCCAAGTTGCTTCTTCCGAAGTTAATTCTGCTTCACCTCCAAAGCCTTTCGCTACACCTGTCTCACCCATGCAGCCGACGGCACCAACTCGACCAGTACCCCGGAATTTGTCTGAAACCCCACAGCAACCAGCTGTGTCTGTCTCAGATGCCAAACCAGCGCCTAATACCCAGCCTCCAGAGAAAATAGCGGCCCAAAAACCGGAAAAAACCGGCACACCCAGACCGAAACCGGAAAAGCCCGTAAAACCTCAACTGGTAGCCCCACCTTCTCGACCTGTGGCAGAAGAACCACAGGCCGTGGAGTCGCCAAGTACGGGAATCAAACCGATCCTGAAACGCGAAAAGTTACAGCGCGAAGAAGAACGTAGTGATCAAGGAAAACCTGAAACAGGAAAACCAAGGATCGCTAAACCGACAACTGACCAGGCCCCACCAACATTACCGCAAAAACAGAGTCGTCCCACTTCGGCACCAGTAAAACCGGAGCATCGGGGAAATCGACCATCGGGGCCAGCACCATCATTCACAGAACCACAGCGACCCAGCCGTCCAGTCCGTCCGTCAGAACCTGTCGCCGCCATGCCGATCGCAACTCCACCAAGGCCTATGCCTGGTGGTGGAGCGAAAACTGCGCCGGGTGACGATGCTGTGATCCCTGGCGACATCATTGATTTGAAACGCCCCACACCACCCCGACTAGCTAAGGGCGGTAAAAAGTGGCAGGAAGAAGAAATTATTGATGAAATCAAAGAAAAGGCTGGCAAGGGAGTCGTCAAAGGTAAGCGAGTCAAGCCGATCTTGGATGATGATTTTGAAGAAGATGATTTTGAAGAAGAAGGTCTGGAAATTCCGGCTACTGTTCAGGTCAGTCTTTCTATTGCCCGTCCTCCCAAACCAAAATCTAGCAGACCTGCACAGCAACCAGCATTAGCTGTAGCCGCTCCAACTGCTAAAGGTAGTAAAAAATCTTCTTCTCGCGATCGTGATCGGGAGCGCGATCAAAACCGTCGCCAAGAAACAGAAACCAAGGTCGAACGTCCAGCAAAAGTCGTGATCACAGGACCGCTGACAGTGCAAGAACTGGCAGAAGTCTTGACCGTAGCCGATACAGAGATTGTGAAAATCCTGTTTATGAAGGGCATGGCGGTGAGTATCACCCAAAACCTGGATATTGCGACTATTACCCTGGTAGCTAAAGAACTAGAAGTAGAAGTTGAAACCGCTGAACCAGAAGCAGAAGCCCGGAAAATCACGGAAATGATTGACGTGGCCGACCTGGAAAACCTCCATCGTCGTCCGCCAGTAGTGACGATTATGGGTCACGTAGACCACGGCAAAACTACCCTCCTCGACTCGATTCGCAAAACCAAAGTGGCAGCCGGTGAAGCTGGTGGTATTACCCAGCACATTGGTGCATACCATGTCGATATCGAACATGAAGGTAAACCACACCAAATAGTATTCCTGGATACCCCTGGTCACGAAGCCTTTACGGCGATGCGGGCGCGAGGCGCAAGGGTGACAGACATTGCCGTCTTGGTAGTAGCTGCTGATGATGGTGTCCGTCCCCAAACCATTGAGGCTATTAGCCATGCTCAAGCCGCTGAAGTGCCAATTGTCGTCGCTATTAACAAAATCGACAAAGAAGGGGCACAGCCAGAGCGGGTCAAACAAGAACTCACCCAGTATGGTCTGACCGCCGAAGACTGGGGTGGTGAAACCATCATGGTTCCCGTCAGCGCTATCAGGGGCGAAAACCTGGATACCCTCCTGGAAATGATTCTGCTGGTAGCAGAAGTAGGAGAACTATCTGCCAACCCAGATCGTTCTGCCAAAGGAACCGTTATTGAAGCACACCTGGATAAAGCCAAGGGAGCAGTTGCTACCCTGCTGATTCAGAATGGCACCCTGCATGTGGGAGATATGCTAGTCGCCGGTTCAGCATTCGGTAAAGTCCGCGCAATGGTTGACGACAGAGGTAAACGGGTAGACGTTGCTAGTCCTTCCTTTGCTGTCGAAGTCCTGGGGTTAAGCGATGTGCCAGCCGCAGGTGATGACTTCGAGGTCTTTGCTAATGAAAAAGAAGCCAGATCCCTGGCCGCTGAACGCGCCGACAAACAACGTCAATCCCGCCTGTTACAAGGACGTGTCACTCTGACAACCCTATCAGCTCAGGCTCAAGAAGGCGAGTTAAAAGAACTCAACTTGATCTTGAAGGGAGACGTGCAAGGTTCGGTGGAAGCTATTGTGGGATCGCTCAAGCAAATCCCCCAAAACGAAGTCCAAATTCGGATGCTGTTGGCTACTGCTGGCGAAATCACCGAAACAGATATCGACTTAGCTGCAGCCAGTAACGCGGTCATCATTGGCTTCAATACTACCTTTGCCAGTGGCGCCAGACAAGCCGCCGATGAAGCGGGTGTTGATGTTCGTGAATACAACATCATCTACAAACTCCTAGAAGATATCCAAGATGCCTTGGAAGGTCTTTTGGAACCAGAGTTGGTGGAAGAATCTCTCGGTCAAACCGAAGTCCGCGCCGTCTTCCCAGTCGGTCGGGGTGCGGTTGCTGGTTGTTACGTACAATCTGGCAAACTGGTTCGTAACTGCAAACTGCGGGTACGTCGTTCCGGTAAGGTAGTCTATGAAGGCGTCCTTGACTCCCTCAAACGGATCAAAGAAGATGCACGGGAAGTCAATGCTGGTTATGAATGCGGTATTGGCGTTGATAAATTCCATGATTGGGCTGAAGGTGACATCATCGAAGCCTACCAAATGGTAACTAAGCGCCGCACCCTCACATTGACTAAGTAG
- a CDS encoding SGNH/GDSL hydrolase family protein: MKKEFVAAGFVLFSFMLPLKASAAQFSGLYVFGDSLSDTGNVFKFTGGSVNPTAATPASPPYFNGRFSNGPNWVDYLGENLGLQPTLSTDLNKTIRTQGINYAIAGARSGIGHINPNRNLPGVLQQVGLFTKPFIDANQKIDPNALYTVQGGANDYLFPQSKNSTQPKPFENILQSVNLLAAAGAKNILVFNLSDLGKTPLAKIDNRNPDSLSQSTIEFNSTLAAGLDALSQKPQLNIISVDVNSLLNQITTNKEQFGLKNVTDACLKLTAKTICDEPNKYLYWDNVHPSTTVYKLVADKALAAIEAKSVPEPSTTLGSLLIGAWGAVAVRKRKRQKSALTTIIR, from the coding sequence ATGAAAAAAGAGTTTGTAGCGGCAGGATTTGTTCTTTTCTCTTTTATGTTGCCGCTAAAAGCTTCGGCTGCACAATTTAGTGGACTTTATGTATTTGGTGACAGCCTGTCGGATACTGGTAATGTTTTCAAGTTTACTGGAGGGTCTGTTAATCCAACAGCAGCTACTCCCGCAAGTCCACCCTATTTCAATGGGCGTTTTTCTAATGGTCCGAACTGGGTGGATTATCTGGGAGAAAATCTAGGATTACAACCTACTCTATCGACTGATTTAAATAAGACTATTCGTACCCAAGGCATTAACTACGCTATTGCTGGTGCTAGGTCTGGTATAGGTCATATCAATCCTAATCGAAATTTGCCGGGAGTTTTACAGCAAGTTGGCTTGTTTACAAAACCCTTCATCGATGCTAATCAGAAGATTGACCCCAATGCCCTCTATACTGTGCAGGGAGGGGCGAATGATTATCTATTTCCCCAGTCAAAAAATTCTACTCAGCCCAAGCCATTCGAGAATATATTGCAGTCTGTGAACCTTCTGGCTGCAGCCGGGGCTAAAAATATTTTGGTGTTTAATTTGTCAGATTTAGGAAAAACACCACTAGCAAAAATTGACAATCGCAATCCTGATAGCCTTAGTCAATCAACTATTGAATTTAACTCGACTTTAGCCGCAGGTTTAGACGCTTTGAGCCAAAAACCACAACTCAACATCATATCTGTTGATGTTAATTCTTTACTCAACCAGATAACTACAAATAAGGAACAATTCGGTTTAAAAAATGTGACTGATGCTTGTTTAAAGCTCACTGCTAAAACAATTTGTGATGAACCGAATAAGTATTTGTATTGGGATAATGTTCACCCAAGCACCACTGTTTATAAGTTGGTAGCAGACAAAGCCCTGGCGGCGATTGAGGCTAAGTCTGTCCCTGAACCTTCAACAACTTTGGGAAGTTTGCTAATTGGTGCTTGGGGTGCTGTAGCAGTGCGGAAGCGCAAACGCCAAAAGTCAGCGTTGACGACAATCATCCGATAA
- a CDS encoding peptidoglycan-binding protein, with protein sequence MWCGFGKSSVTIATICMVTASITISDTAFAASQVNYTPKQFRAVLRGLGYKVNVTNAPLTDAETKKAIQEFQKGYKLPVDGVAGQKTQNFAGQIIQILQANLNAVLKPKTPLTRDQFYGPQTEAAVKEFQKKFQLKETGIADLALRQKLNEEAKKVVPQPTTTPTPKPTTSPTTSPTAKPTAKPTAKPTASPTASPTASPTTSPTASPTASPTASPTASPTATP encoded by the coding sequence ATGTGGTGTGGGTTTGGAAAATCAAGTGTAACTATTGCTACTATCTGCATGGTTACGGCTAGCATAACGATTTCAGACACAGCTTTTGCCGCCAGTCAAGTTAACTATACACCAAAGCAATTCCGGGCTGTGTTGCGGGGATTGGGCTATAAAGTCAACGTGACGAATGCACCGTTGACGGATGCGGAAACTAAAAAGGCAATTCAGGAATTCCAGAAGGGCTACAAGCTACCTGTTGATGGGGTAGCAGGCCAAAAAACCCAAAATTTTGCTGGGCAAATAATTCAAATTTTGCAGGCAAATTTAAATGCTGTACTTAAGCCCAAAACTCCCCTAACCCGCGATCAATTTTATGGACCCCAAACAGAAGCAGCGGTGAAGGAATTTCAGAAAAAATTCCAGCTAAAAGAAACCGGAATTGCCGATTTAGCATTGCGCCAGAAGTTGAATGAGGAGGCTAAGAAAGTAGTCCCACAGCCGACTACCACACCAACACCTAAACCAACAACTAGCCCAACAACTAGCCCAACAGCTAAACCAACAGCTAAACCAACAGCTAAACCAACAGCTAGCCCAACAGCTAGTCCAACAGCTAGTCCAACAACTAGTCCAACAGCTAGTCCAACAGCTAGTCCAACAGCTAGTCCAACAGCTAGTCCAACAGCTACCCCTTGA
- the nusA gene encoding transcription termination factor NusA, with protein MSMVSLPGLKELIESISRERNLPRLAVQSAIREALLKGYERYRRAQNLERKQFDEDYFDNFEVELDIESEGFRVLSTKSIVEQVGNTDHQISLDEVQQVAPEAQLGDSVVLDVTPDQGEFGRMAAMQTKQVLAQKLRDQQRQMVQEEFQDLESSVLQARVLRFERQSVILAVSSGFGQPEVEAELPKREQLPNDNYRANATFKVYLKKVSQGQQRGPQLLVSRADAGLVVYLFANEVPEIEDEVVRIVAVAREANPPSRYVGPRTKIAVDTLDRDVDPVGACIGARGSRIQVVVNELRGEKIDVIRWSPDPATYIANALSPARVDEVRLMDPETRQTHVLVAEDQLSLAIGKEGQNVRLAARLTGWKIDIKDKAKYDYAGEDAKFIAARAKYNLEQQEEDDDLEDDSQEELEDESYDTSYGTGYGTSYDSGYDSNEDE; from the coding sequence ATGTCAATGGTTAGTTTGCCAGGATTAAAAGAATTAATCGAAAGTATAAGTCGTGAACGTAATTTGCCTAGGTTAGCAGTTCAATCGGCTATTAGAGAAGCATTACTCAAAGGTTACGAACGTTATCGTCGTGCCCAAAATTTGGAACGCAAACAGTTTGATGAAGATTACTTTGATAATTTTGAAGTAGAACTCGATATTGAAAGTGAAGGTTTTCGTGTTCTTTCTACCAAATCGATTGTTGAACAGGTGGGTAACACCGACCATCAGATTTCCCTAGACGAGGTGCAACAAGTAGCTCCTGAAGCACAATTGGGTGACTCAGTGGTGCTAGATGTCACCCCAGATCAAGGAGAATTTGGTCGAATGGCGGCGATGCAAACCAAGCAAGTCTTGGCGCAAAAACTGCGGGATCAGCAACGCCAAATGGTGCAAGAAGAGTTCCAAGATTTGGAGAGCAGTGTTCTACAAGCCAGGGTCTTAAGGTTTGAGCGGCAATCGGTAATTTTAGCAGTTAGCAGTGGCTTTGGTCAGCCAGAAGTAGAAGCCGAATTACCAAAACGTGAACAGCTACCTAATGATAATTATCGAGCCAATGCCACCTTTAAGGTATATCTCAAGAAAGTGTCCCAAGGGCAGCAACGTGGACCACAATTGCTGGTATCTCGTGCTGATGCTGGTTTAGTGGTTTATTTGTTCGCCAACGAAGTACCAGAAATCGAAGATGAGGTAGTGCGGATTGTCGCCGTAGCGCGGGAAGCTAATCCTCCTTCGCGGTACGTAGGTCCGCGGACAAAAATTGCTGTTGATACCCTTGATCGCGATGTTGACCCAGTTGGTGCTTGTATTGGCGCTAGGGGATCACGCATTCAAGTAGTAGTGAACGAATTACGCGGTGAAAAAATCGATGTGATTCGCTGGTCTCCAGACCCAGCAACATATATTGCCAACGCCTTAAGTCCAGCACGGGTAGATGAGGTGCGGCTCATGGACCCAGAAACTCGCCAAACTCACGTATTAGTGGCAGAAGACCAATTAAGTTTAGCTATTGGAAAAGAAGGACAAAATGTCCGCTTGGCAGCTCGTCTGACTGGGTGGAAAATTGATATCAAAGACAAAGCTAAGTATGACTACGCCGGCGAAGACGCCAAATTTATCGCCGCACGAGCCAAATATAACCTAGAGCAACAGGAGGAAGATGATGATCTAGAAGATGATAGCCAGGAAGAATTAGAGGATGAATCTTATGACACTAGTTATGGAACTGGTTATGGAACCAGTTATGACAGTGGTTATGATAGCAACGAAGATGAATAA
- a CDS encoding DUF3493 domain-containing protein yields the protein MVEQNPKNRLNPEQYARLKAEIAAPYRSIRKFIYIGVGASGLIGAFVFFFKLLAGRELDSTLPNFALQVGIVALMVFLWRWEQKY from the coding sequence ATGGTAGAACAAAATCCTAAAAATCGCCTTAACCCAGAACAATATGCCCGCCTCAAAGCAGAAATAGCTGCGCCCTATCGCAGCATCAGAAAATTTATCTATATCGGTGTTGGTGCTTCTGGTTTGATTGGTGCATTTGTGTTTTTCTTTAAACTGCTTGCAGGGCGAGAGCTTGACAGCACTTTGCCTAACTTCGCACTTCAGGTGGGAATTGTTGCTCTGATGGTATTCCTCTGGCGTTGGGAGCAAAAGTATTGA
- the hslO gene encoding Hsp33 family molecular chaperone HslO — MADQLIRATAAEGGIRAVGVITTRLTEEARQRHKLSYVATAALGRTMAAGLLMASSMKRAGSRVNVRVKGDGPLGGILVDAGLDGTVRGYVANPSVELPPKAKGKLDVGRAVGGGYLYVVRDIGYGYPYSSTVELVSGEIGDDVAHYLVTSEQTPSAVVLGVFVGASGVTASGGILVQVLPKAARDEALVATLESRVSALAGFTPLLQAGKSLTDIFGDLLGDMGLKIFAETQMLRFHCGCSFERVLGALKILGAAELQDMIIKDDGAEATCDFCGEVYQASSDQLAQLIVDLQAESSVSG, encoded by the coding sequence ATGGCGGATCAGTTAATTCGCGCCACAGCAGCCGAAGGTGGTATTCGTGCGGTAGGCGTGATCACCACGCGCCTGACAGAAGAAGCACGCCAGCGCCACAAGCTATCTTATGTGGCAACAGCAGCACTGGGTCGGACTATGGCAGCAGGCTTGTTAATGGCCTCTAGCATGAAGCGAGCTGGATCTAGGGTCAACGTGCGTGTCAAGGGCGATGGTCCCTTGGGTGGCATATTAGTAGATGCTGGGCTAGATGGAACGGTACGCGGTTATGTGGCAAACCCATCGGTGGAATTGCCCCCCAAGGCTAAAGGTAAACTAGATGTTGGTCGTGCAGTGGGTGGTGGCTACCTCTACGTTGTTCGCGATATTGGTTATGGCTATCCTTACTCTAGTACTGTTGAACTAGTTTCGGGGGAAATTGGCGATGATGTGGCTCATTACCTGGTGACTTCTGAACAAACACCCTCAGCTGTGGTTTTAGGGGTGTTTGTGGGAGCAAGTGGAGTAACCGCATCTGGCGGGATATTAGTACAAGTGTTGCCCAAAGCTGCAAGAGATGAAGCCCTCGTAGCCACTTTGGAATCACGGGTATCTGCTTTAGCCGGATTTACACCCTTGTTGCAAGCAGGAAAGTCCTTGACGGATATATTTGGGGATCTGTTAGGAGACATGGGACTGAAAATCTTTGCCGAAACCCAAATGCTGCGTTTCCACTGTGGTTGCTCCTTTGAACGTGTTTTGGGGGCACTAAAGATTCTGGGAGCAGCCGAACTTCAAGACATGATTATTAAGGATGATGGAGCTGAAGCCACTTGTGACTTTTGCGGCGAAGTGTATCAAGCAAGTAGTGATCAGTTGGCTCAATTAATTGTCGATTTGCAAGCAGAATCTTCAGTTTCAGGATAA
- a CDS encoding YlxR family protein: MKPNYRRCISCRQVGLKEEFWRIVRVFGSGKVQLDQGMGRSAYVCPQASCLQAAGKKNRLGRSLHATVPETLYQTLWQRLAQSNTQNQI; encoded by the coding sequence ATGAAACCGAATTATCGGCGTTGTATTAGCTGCCGCCAAGTAGGCTTGAAAGAAGAGTTTTGGCGGATTGTCCGCGTCTTTGGGTCGGGAAAGGTACAATTAGATCAGGGCATGGGCCGTTCTGCCTATGTTTGTCCTCAAGCTAGCTGCCTACAAGCGGCTGGGAAAAAAAATCGGCTAGGGCGATCGCTACATGCAACAGTGCCAGAAACACTGTACCAAACATTGTGGCAGCGACTAGCCCAAAGCAATACCCAAAATCAAATTTAA
- a CDS encoding S-layer homology domain-containing protein, producing the protein MLPCKSPVLLLSLAVLLSSLTACANTPVAKNLEESLAADPKLQNNPDVFGTTKVNQPQATPKEPKVQLPTDFPKDIPLYPGVQLQEVTPSSNSENRISTRWLSSEPSNFIASFYRNQLQKNSWQILQQPPDDMGGAFEARRNDLHLLVTIEPKTVTNPAPNQPQTATEVVISYQPHSTATLQPTPKTNAQTPNDVPQPGDPQFIGPLPSANVATPSGGASDNQTNTVATSQTQEFQDLNKAPQELRQHIQDLAANGIFSLDAQATKSNSNATGNQFEPNKIITRREYARWLVAANNAMYANNPAKQIRLASVSNQATFSDVSSKDPDFPSIQGLAEAGLVPSSLSGDSTTVLFRPDAPLTREQLLLWKLPLDTRQALPSANLDAVRQTWGFQDAGKIDPKALRAVLADFQNAEQSNIRRVFGYTTLFQPKKPVTRAEAAAALWYFGTQGEGISAADALKLGNSKK; encoded by the coding sequence GTGCTGCCCTGTAAAAGTCCTGTTCTTCTTCTGAGTTTAGCTGTTTTACTATCTTCGTTAACAGCCTGTGCTAACACACCGGTCGCCAAAAACCTGGAAGAGTCTTTGGCTGCAGATCCCAAGTTGCAAAATAATCCAGATGTTTTTGGGACGACTAAGGTTAATCAACCACAAGCAACGCCGAAGGAACCAAAGGTTCAGTTACCAACTGATTTTCCCAAAGATATTCCCTTATATCCCGGTGTCCAACTACAGGAAGTTACACCGTCAAGTAATTCAGAAAACCGAATATCCACTCGCTGGCTAAGTTCTGAGCCTAGCAATTTTATTGCCAGTTTTTACCGTAACCAGTTGCAGAAAAACAGCTGGCAGATTTTGCAACAGCCACCAGATGATATGGGAGGTGCTTTTGAGGCGCGGCGCAATGATTTGCATCTGTTGGTTACTATTGAGCCTAAAACCGTCACAAACCCTGCACCCAATCAACCACAAACTGCTACGGAAGTAGTGATTTCCTACCAACCTCATAGTACCGCAACGCTACAACCGACTCCAAAAACTAACGCTCAAACTCCTAATGACGTTCCCCAACCCGGAGATCCACAGTTTATTGGTCCGCTACCATCCGCCAATGTAGCCACACCGTCAGGGGGTGCTTCTGATAACCAAACAAATACTGTAGCGACATCTCAAACACAGGAATTTCAAGATCTTAATAAAGCACCGCAAGAACTGCGACAACATATTCAAGACTTGGCAGCTAATGGTATTTTCTCTCTAGATGCCCAGGCAACTAAGAGTAACTCTAATGCCACAGGGAACCAATTTGAACCCAATAAAATTATCACCCGTCGGGAATATGCCCGTTGGCTCGTAGCTGCAAACAACGCGATGTATGCTAATAATCCAGCTAAACAGATTCGCTTGGCATCAGTAAGCAATCAAGCAACTTTTAGTGATGTGTCGTCAAAAGACCCTGATTTTCCCTCAATTCAAGGATTAGCCGAAGCTGGATTAGTTCCTAGTTCCTTGTCTGGCGATTCCACCACAGTTTTGTTTCGTCCTGATGCACCTCTGACGCGGGAGCAGTTATTGTTGTGGAAATTACCTTTGGATACCCGCCAAGCCTTACCTTCGGCAAACTTAGATGCAGTCAGACAAACCTGGGGTTTTCAGGATGCTGGGAAAATTGATCCGAAGGCTTTAAGAGCTGTGTTAGCTGATTTCCAAAATGCTGAACAATCGAATATTCGGCGGGTGTTTGGCTATACAACATTATTTCAACCCAAAAAACCAGTGACTCGCGCGGAGGCGGCTGCAGCTTTGTGGTACTTCGGTACTCAGGGTGAGGGGATATCGGCTGCTGATGCTTTGAAGTTAGGGAACTCCAAAAAATAA
- a CDS encoding transposase encodes MITLKFKLYEHKRNRHLKRMINAAGVIYNHCIALHKRYYRMWGKHLNCAKLQSHIAKLRKRHQFWQSIGSQAVQDICQRIEKAYQLFFKHNKKGVRPPGFKKVKKYKSFTLKQAGYKLLSGNRIKIANRVYQFWKSREVEGKIKTLTIKRTALGELFMVIVVDNELEPEIKSTTGKIAGFDFGLKTFLTCSDGTLIDSPQFLKQSLNAIKKASKNHSKKVKRSNNRERARKNLVRQHENVCNRRRDWFWKLAHELTDKFDVLCFETLNLKGMQRLWGRKISDVAFGEFLQILSWVTKKKNKQLVYIDQWYPSSKTCSHCGHILENLDLSIRQWRCPSCQSINGRDENAARNIQMVGASTIGLGDVRLARASNCCLTPESPPF; translated from the coding sequence ATGATTACACTAAAGTTTAAGCTATATGAACACAAAAGGAATAGACACCTGAAACGGATGATCAACGCCGCAGGGGTGATCTATAATCATTGTATTGCTCTACATAAACGGTACTATCGCATGTGGGGCAAACACTTAAACTGTGCAAAACTCCAGTCTCATATTGCCAAATTAAGAAAACGTCATCAATTTTGGCAATCAATAGGTTCTCAAGCAGTGCAAGATATCTGTCAACGCATAGAGAAAGCCTACCAATTATTTTTTAAACATAATAAGAAAGGAGTCAGACCACCGGGTTTTAAAAAGGTTAAAAAATACAAATCATTCACGCTTAAACAAGCAGGTTATAAACTCTTAAGTGGGAATAGAATTAAAATTGCCAATCGAGTTTATCAATTTTGGAAATCTAGAGAGGTAGAGGGCAAAATTAAAACATTAACCATTAAACGCACTGCACTAGGTGAGTTATTTATGGTGATTGTAGTTGATAATGAGTTAGAACCAGAAATTAAATCAACGACTGGTAAAATAGCGGGGTTTGATTTCGGATTGAAGACATTTCTAACTTGCTCTGATGGAACTTTAATTGATTCTCCACAATTTCTCAAGCAATCTCTGAATGCTATTAAGAAAGCTAGTAAGAACCACTCCAAAAAGGTAAAACGGTCAAATAATCGTGAAAGAGCTAGAAAAAATTTAGTTCGTCAACATGAAAATGTTTGTAACCGTAGACGTGATTGGTTCTGGAAATTAGCTCATGAATTGACAGACAAGTTTGATGTTTTATGTTTTGAAACCCTAAACCTCAAAGGTATGCAACGTCTTTGGGGTAGAAAAATATCAGACGTGGCTTTTGGAGAATTTCTCCAAATATTGTCATGGGTAACTAAAAAGAAAAACAAACAACTTGTTTATATAGATCAATGGTATCCATCTAGTAAAACTTGTTCTCATTGTGGGCATATTTTAGAAAATCTAGATTTATCCATAAGACAGTGGCGTTGTCCATCTTGTCAATCAATTAATGGACGTGATGAAAACGCCGCGAGAAATATTCAAATGGTTGGGGCATCAACCATTGGGTTAGGTGATGTTAGACTGGCAAGAGCCAGCAATTGCTGTTTGACCCCAGAATCTCCGCCCTTTTAG
- the rimP gene encoding ribosome maturation factor RimP, producing MTHPLVPQIIDLATPVAEQLGLEVVGVVFHTNQRPPILRVDIRNPDQDTGLDDCERMSRALETSLDAALIIPDSYVLEVSSPGISRQLVTDREFISFKGFPVIISTSEPYEGQQEWIGQLIRRDQTTVYLNQKGRVVEIPRSLITRVQLDERR from the coding sequence ATGACTCATCCCTTAGTGCCACAAATTATTGACTTGGCCACACCAGTTGCAGAACAACTGGGATTAGAAGTTGTTGGCGTAGTTTTTCACACCAACCAACGGCCGCCAATTTTGCGGGTAGACATCCGCAATCCTGATCAGGACACTGGGTTAGATGATTGCGAACGAATGAGCCGTGCTTTAGAAACTTCCTTAGATGCGGCCCTGATCATTCCAGATAGCTATGTCTTGGAAGTGTCAAGTCCTGGTATTTCGCGACAATTGGTGACCGACAGAGAGTTTATTTCTTTTAAAGGATTTCCTGTAATCATCTCTACTTCTGAACCCTACGAAGGACAGCAAGAGTGGATTGGTCAATTAATTCGCCGGGACCAGACAACAGTTTACTTAAACCAAAAAGGGCGTGTAGTAGAAATTCCCCGCTCCCTAATTACCAGGGTGCAACTGGATGAGCGTAGGTAA